In the Armatimonas rosea genome, AGCTGCTCTCTCGCTCAAAGCCGCAGAACCAGGAGCCGCGCGTGTGGAGCTGCCCCGACTGGCCCGCATGGACTTCCTTGTAGAGGCTCTCCGACACCGCGAAGTTACGGTGGGAGCCATCGGCGAGGGCGAAGACCAGCACGTGGCGCTGGTCGGGGTCCCAGCCACTCCCCGGCTCGTGGACCAGGGCTTTCTCGATAATCGTGGCGGGCTCGGTGTACTCGGTTTGGTGGCGGTTGAGAGACCAGAGGCGCAGGGCCTGCGCCGCCCAGAGCGCTAGGCTGCCCCCCAGAACCGCGATAACGATAAGCTCTGTGGACATGCTCTGATGGTGCCCGGACATCGGGCGGTGTACCTCCCCCAAATGGCGGATTCTGCCTCTAGGCGCGTGGGCTCTGGCGGAGGCGGCCCAAGAACGCGGGATCGGCGGGCGGTGTGGCGCTGACCACGACTTCTTTGCCTGCGAAGGGCCCCCCGATAAGCCGGCAGAGGGGCGCTCCCGGCTCCAGAGCCGCGACCCACTCCAGCCCCTCGACCGCGAGCTCCGTGGCGATAGCGCGCAGGAGCTCCTGGCCATAGACCACGAGGCGTGCGGTGCTCTGCTGCTCCAAGATGCCGCGCAGGGCATGTGCCAGCTCCTCGGGGATGGGGGCGGGGCTACCGGCGTAGAGAATCCCACTATGCCCGACCGAGAGGGCGCCTTGGAGCACCTTGACGGCGCGTGCTGCCTCACGGAACGTATGGCAGAAGAAGCCCTGGGTGCGTGCCCAGGTGAGCTGAGGGTCGAGCTCTCTCAGGTCTACGCCACTGACCACGAGGAGCTGGCGGGCAGGCTCGGAGTGGGGCGTGGTCACGTGCTCCGGGAGGAGCTTGGCTGCCCGCCAGCCCGCCAGGAGGGTGTGCTCCACCGCCACGGAGCCCGCCACGAGCGGCGGCTTCTGCTCCCAGAGCAGTGTCCCCAGCAGCGCGGTGTGTCTCTCCGTGAGGGAATCCATAAAGACGACACTGGGCTCGGGGTCGGCCTGGATAGTCCGAAGACGTGCCCGGACGGCATCCATACCGGTCTCCAAGTACAGACAGCTGAGGTCGTAGAGCGAGAAGCGCGGGGTCTGCTCGTGCAGGGCGACCGCGAGGTCGGGCTCCTGTCGGGCGATCGCCCAGAGCGCCTCGCGGTAGAGCTGGTGATGCAGGCCGCGAAATGCGACAAAGTGCCCCAGCGCGGGTGCGCCAAAGAGAATCGGGACGGCGCGGGGGCTGCCAAGCTGCTCTGTGGCATGCTCTAGGATCGCCCCGAGGGTGCGGGGGGAGGCGAGCGCATGGATAAGCGAGGGCCTAAGTGGCGGGAGCGCGGCGGGGGAGTCGGCCCAGAGCCCGAGAGCCTCTAGGTCTGCGGGAAGACTTGTGGGTGGGCTGAGGCAGAGCTGTGCTCTGACCCCAGCACGGGCGAGGAGCTCCAGAGTGGTCAGGAGCTCGGAAAGCTCAGAGGTATAGAACGCAAGTCGCAGGCTCATGTCCTATTGTAGCAAAGACGGCGCAGAGCACTGCTCTGCGCCGTCTTTGTGGAGACCAGAGACGCGCTACTTAGGAGCGCCGCCCTGAGCCCCTTTCTTCATGCCGCCGGGGCCTGCGACTCCCGCAGCCTCAAAGGGATTCTGAGGACGGGTTGCACTTGCTGCCTCGGCTGGCAGGGGCTTTCCATCGCTGGTCTTGATCTCACCCAGCTTGGGGCCCGGATCTTCTTCTTTACTGCAGCCTACGACAAGGCTTCCGAGAAGAAGCGTGGTCAGGCCGAAAAGAGCTAGTTTTCTCATCTTAGAATTGGGGGTTCCAGTACTGGTAGTAGTACGCGTTGCGGCTTGCATCGTAGGAGCAGCCCTCGAGGGTGTTGTACTTCATGCTCTTGGCATGGCCATCGCAGAAGCCGACATTCGCAAAGCCACGCTTGTTGGGGTTGACACTGGGATCAGACCGACCGCCGAAGTAGTTGGCGCTCTCACCCTTGTGGCGGTACCAGGTCCAGCCGTCACCCGAGCCACAGGGGCTTCCCGTGGGGCCTGCAGGCCAGACACCGCCGTTGCCGATCCCATTGGTCTGGGAACCGTCCCAGCCCCAAGCGCTCTCACCGACGAAGAGGAGGGTCTCCGCGGGGCGGGCGATTGCGGAGAGCTTGCCATTGGGGTGGCCGGAGATATTGACTCCCCAGTTGATGACATTGATGGAGATCGCCATCTGACCAACCATGGACTGGTAGACCTCTTCCACATCCTTGGCGTAGGTGCCCCAGGTGATTCCGTAGCCACCGGCGACAGCCTGCTGCCACTTGGTAGGTCCGATCTCAGGGCACTCCCCGATCTTGTAGTTCTTCAGGTAGGGCTGAATCACGCCGAAGAAGCCGATCTTGGAGTTGGCGATCTGCTCGGCGCGGGTGGCGCCGGGTGCCAGGGTCATGTTGTCCCAGTCCGGGCGGGCGCAGGGGTTCTCGCCGTAGAGGCAAGCGCCGTTGTTATCCATGCGCGGATAGGTCTCGTCGTAGTCCTGGGAGTACATCATGGCACCCAGACCCACCTGCTTGACGTTGGAGAGGCAGGAGATCTGACGTGCCGCGGCGCGTGCCTGGGCAAAGACGGGGAAGAGAATCGCCGCAAGAATCGCGATGATCGCGATCACGACGAGGAGCTCGATAAGTGTAAATGCCCGGCGCGTTTTGCCCAGGCTCTTGGTTTGATAAGACATGACTACCCTCTCAGAACGATAGAGATTCAAAAAATGAGTGTTTCTGGAGAGGAAGAGCGGTCAGGCACACAAAGACACCCAACTGCTGATCCCTTAGGGTCTCCAGCAAGAACCGCTGTGTGTCTCGTTATGGGGAGGTAAACCACCGGAAGGTGGCTTCCTTGATTGTTGGCGACAGTCTAGCGGAGAATCTTGGTTCTGTCAAGGCATCTTAGAGGATTGAAAAAATCACAGCGAGGAACAGGCAGTTCCTACAGGGGAGGACGGTCGTATCCGCCCCAAGCGCACCTCAATCTCGTCCTGGAGAGCCTTGGGATCGCTGAGCGACTCTCCCGTGGCACTGAGGCGCAGCGTCGTAAGCCAGGACTCGCGCTGGCGGTGGAAGATGGGGATCAGCCAGATGCCGCTACGGTGCTGGGGCTCACCGGGGAGAAAAGTCTCGCCCAGGTTAAGGCTTGTCCAGCGGTTAGCACAGGCACGCACGGCGTAGGCGGCGAGGGTCTTGCGGAGACGGCGTCTGGTCTCACGCCGCAGCTGGGCACCGATGAGCTCCTCGGCGATATGCTGGACCTTGCCTTCGAGAGGAAGATTAGGGCGTAGGCTCACCAGGGTCTCCTCCACGCGCTCCTCGATCCAACTGTCGAGCGCCTCTAGCTGGAGCTTGACCCAGCGGGCGAAGCCATTGCGGCGCTCACTGGCGCTCTCCGGGAGACGGATCGTGTCGCTGTAGAGCTGGAGCGCGAGCTCGTCCTGGATCATGTCGGCGGCGGCACGCACGAGCTGCCGCGACTCCGGGCGGCTCAGCCACGCGCGGAGCAGCATCAGGATCACCTGGGTCTCAGCATCGATGGGGGCCTGGGTGTCGAGGAGAGAGTCGGGGATATCAACGAGTGTTTTCATGGCGTTTCCCCGTAATTATCTGGGGATCGCGCGGAAATCTTTAGGATGCCGCCCAATCGAATTGGGCGTCTGCAGTGGCGTTCCGCCGCAAAGCCCGTTCCGGGCTGGGGATTCCGTAGCCCGGAACGGGCTTCGCGGCTGAGGAACGAAGCCACTGCAGACGTCGGTTTTCAACCGGCGGCAAAAAGCCCGTTGCCCGTCCGAAGAATTTTTGGCTCGCCCAGTAGCGCGGTGTCCCACGGGAGCGAGTACGGGACGCCCGGAAGCAGATCGAAGCAGTTATCCGCCACGGGCCGCTCACCGTCGGTATCCAAGCACACCCCCCACACAAAGACCTCCGAGCGCAGCGTGAGCACGCCCTCGTGCAGGGAAAGCACGAGGGTTGGGTTGGGGGCGAGTTTCAGCTCCTGAAAGCAGTGGAAGAAAACCCGGTGCTGGGCGACGGGCTGGTAGGTTTTATCGTAGAGCACCGCTTGGGCAAACTCGCCCGGTTTCCACGGACGGTGAGGGTCAAGTGTCGCAAGAAGAACCGTGCTGTTTGGGGGGATCACCACGGAGCGGCTATCCTGTCTGGGATCGCAGGGACAGCAATCGGTTACCGTATCTATTTGCTCCATCAAATAGCCATGCCATTCTTGATCGGTCTCATTGATGCCGAAGACGCCAACCCCGTCTGGAGGAAGCTCAGGGTTCTCAAGAGGAGCACAGACCACACTCACGGGCTGGAAGGCTCGGCGCACTGGGTGGTAGGCGAGCTTCTTTCTTCGGTAGTAGTCCACGATAGTCCAAGAGTGGGTCGTGGGCCAGGAGTCGTTGTACATCCAGAAGATCGCGGCGGAGCTGGAGAACATGCGGCGGCGGTAGTTGGTGATGTACTCGGTGAGGCCCTCGGCTTGGAGGAGCGCGGAGGCAAACGCGTAGGTCTCCCAGTCGAGCTGCTCGGCGTGCAGGCCGGTCCAGTGGGTGAGGGTCTGGTAGGCGCGTCCGGGCTGGCCGGGCGTCATGGGCTGCATGGCGTAGGGGTTGTCGTGGTGGTCCCAGGTGGGGGAGTTGAGCTGGCGCTGGCCCTCGGGGAGGAACTGGCGCAGGGTGGCGGGGCTCGATGCGCCCAAGACACCGCCTTCGTTGGGGAACCGATCCACATAGGTGCGATACTCCCACCAGTCGGTCGGGCCATTTTGGCGCAAGGAGACGCCCCAGGGGTGCTGGTCGCCCACGGTCGGGTCGGTGGGGTTCTCGTAGTCCGGCGAGTAGGGCGAGCTGATCCAGTAGAACGCGTAGGGGGCCTCGCGCTTGGCGATTTGGGGGAAATCATGATGAAACAGCGCGTAGTGCGGGTGCGTCCGAAACTGCCTATCGTAGCCCCAGTTCCAGTCGCCCTCCTCGATCTCGTTGTTGCCACACCAGACCACGAGGCTCGGGTGGTGCGCGAACTCCCGCATCCCCCACTGCACCTCGCGCCGCGCCTCCGCCGCCCACTCCGGGTAGTCGCCGGGGTACTTGGCGCAGGCAAAGAGCAGGTCGTGCCAGACCAGAATCCCACGCTTGTCGCATAGCTCCAGCAGGTCGTGCCCTGCCCATGTCCCCCCGCCCCAGATGCGGAGCAGGTTGAAGTTCGCCCCCACGGCCAGGTCCACCAGCTCCTCCAGCCGCTCGGGTGTCACGGTGGAGTACAGCATGTCCGGCGGCACCCAGTTGCCGCCCTTGCAGAAGATGGGCTTGTTGTTGATCTTGAGGATAAAGTGCCTCCCCTCCTCGGGATGCGCCGACTGATCCACCTC is a window encoding:
- a CDS encoding glycoside hydrolase family 2 protein codes for the protein MPQTLSLNGDWSLAWHDDFPQFLTAETAPLRTQLTAHVPEPVHTTLMRHGLLDDPRIGLNSLKARWVEEQFWVYRKVFVTPASLPQPLPSLETRLRRDEGRGVRGVGSPPPFPPTKEALRGREGAGGRDAKVFLTFDLLEYDAVIYLNGQEIGCHANAHRPARFDVTGKLRPEGEENTLVVRLDAGLYAVADKPGADYQTTQLSLLTKNHWMRKGQWQRGWDWQQRLMNVGILGDVRLEYGTFQITQLQVYAIPNPDFSEATVYAQLTINSSEEHAGFVQFSIIEGDESYYEDQLILGKGISTHFLEVTITNPKLWWPIGHGEPFQYTACIFLAIDNENTELLRKVGIRKVEVDQSAHPEEGRHFILKINNKPIFCKGGNWVPPDMLYSTVTPERLEELVDLAVGANFNLLRIWGGGTWAGHDLLELCDKRGILVWHDLLFACAKYPGDYPEWAAEARREVQWGMREFAHHPSLVVWCGNNEIEEGDWNWGYDRQFRTHPHYALFHHDFPQIAKREAPYAFYWISSPYSPDYENPTDPTVGDQHPWGVSLRQNGPTDWWEYRTYVDRFPNEGGVLGASSPATLRQFLPEGQRQLNSPTWDHHDNPYAMQPMTPGQPGRAYQTLTHWTGLHAEQLDWETYAFASALLQAEGLTEYITNYRRRMFSSSAAIFWMYNDSWPTTHSWTIVDYYRRKKLAYHPVRRAFQPVSVVCAPLENPELPPDGVGVFGINETDQEWHGYLMEQIDTVTDCCPCDPRQDSRSVVIPPNSTVLLATLDPHRPWKPGEFAQAVLYDKTYQPVAQHRVFFHCFQELKLAPNPTLVLSLHEGVLTLRSEVFVWGVCLDTDGERPVADNCFDLLPGVPYSLPWDTALLGEPKILRTGNGLFAAG
- a CDS encoding DUF2500 family protein gives rise to the protein MSTELIVIAVLGGSLALWAAQALRLWSLNRHQTEYTEPATIIEKALVHEPGSGWDPDQRHVLVFALADGSHRNFAVSESLYKEVHAGQSGQLHTRGSWFCGFERESS
- a CDS encoding prepilin-type N-terminal cleavage/methylation domain-containing protein; this translates as MSYQTKSLGKTRRAFTLIELLVVIAIIAILAAILFPVFAQARAAARQISCLSNVKQVGLGAMMYSQDYDETYPRMDNNGACLYGENPCARPDWDNMTLAPGATRAEQIANSKIGFFGVIQPYLKNYKIGECPEIGPTKWQQAVAGGYGITWGTYAKDVEEVYQSMVGQMAISINVINWGVNISGHPNGKLSAIARPAETLLFVGESAWGWDGSQTNGIGNGGVWPAGPTGSPCGSGDGWTWYRHKGESANYFGGRSDPSVNPNKRGFANVGFCDGHAKSMKYNTLEGCSYDASRNAYYYQYWNPQF